One segment of Drosophila mauritiana strain mau12 chromosome 3R, ASM438214v1, whole genome shotgun sequence DNA contains the following:
- the LOC117143466 gene encoding kunitz-type U19-barytoxin-Tl1a: MKLKINLAFLRATLVGLLSIILLTQTAHIEAFGGGGGSSGNGAVVSCKELNNVNCYVGRNEGNFCSRKDQTKVVTRWYFDKGVCKPFNYKGCNGNRNRFCSQESCDARCGD; encoded by the exons atgaaattgaaaatcaatCTGGCGTTCCTCCGTGCGACACTCGTCGGTCTCCTGTCCATCATCCTCCTGACACAGACGGCGCATATCGAGGCCTTCGGAGGCGGAGGCGGCTCCTCAGGCAATGGGGCAGTGGTGTCGTGCAAAGAGCTGA ACAATGTCAACTGCTATGTGGGCCGCAACGAGGGCAACTTCTGCAGCAGGAAGGATCAGACCAAGGTCGTTACACGCTGGTACTTCGACAAGGGCGTCTGCAAGCCCTTCAACTACAAAGGATGCAACGGCAATCGCAACCGATTCTGCTCGCAGGAAAGCTGCGATGCACGCTGCGGCGATTGA